From Caldicellulosiruptor hydrothermalis 108, a single genomic window includes:
- a CDS encoding carbohydrate ABC transporter permease gives MQGTVKETTSDKLFDFFNYMIMIMTLIIVGYPMYFVIIASFSDPDLVNRGEVLFWPKGFTLLGYQRLFHYPQIVTGYKNTILYTIVGTVVGVFLTLSAGYAISRRDLFGRRFIILMFTFTLFFNGGLIPTYLLVKSLGLLDTFWVMIIPTAVSVFNVIIAKSFYEGSWIDELIEAARIDGCGDLRFFFMIALPLSVPLIAVMTLFYAVGKWNSFFDALIYLKSPEKYPLQLVLRDILISNQVTMGGAMQDVSDITQRLKTAQLVKYSIMIISSLPILVFYPFVQKYFVKGIMLGAIKG, from the coding sequence ATGCAAGGGACAGTGAAAGAAACAACAAGTGATAAACTATTTGACTTTTTTAATTACATGATAATGATTATGACGTTAATAATAGTTGGATATCCAATGTATTTTGTTATAATAGCTTCATTTAGTGATCCTGACTTAGTGAACAGAGGAGAAGTGTTGTTTTGGCCCAAGGGGTTTACTCTTCTGGGATATCAAAGATTATTCCACTATCCACAAATTGTGACAGGATATAAAAATACAATTCTTTATACTATTGTGGGCACAGTTGTTGGTGTTTTTTTAACATTATCAGCTGGGTATGCAATTTCACGTCGAGACTTGTTCGGTAGAAGGTTTATAATTTTAATGTTTACTTTCACTCTTTTCTTCAACGGAGGTTTAATTCCTACATATCTTTTAGTCAAAAGCCTTGGTTTGTTAGATACATTCTGGGTGATGATAATTCCAACTGCCGTATCAGTTTTTAACGTAATTATTGCAAAGTCATTTTATGAAGGCAGTTGGATTGATGAACTAATTGAAGCAGCTCGGATTGACGGATGTGGCGACTTAAGGTTTTTCTTCATGATTGCTCTTCCGCTATCAGTTCCTCTTATAGCAGTTATGACTTTATTTTATGCTGTTGGCAAATGGAATTCTTTCTTTGACGCTCTAATTTATTTAAAATCTCCAGAAAAGTATCCACTGCAGCTTGTTCTGAGAGACATTTTAATTTCTAATCAGGTAACGATGGGAGGTGCTATGCAAGATGTAAGTGATATAACACAGCGTCTCAAAACTGCACAACTTGTTAAATATTCTATAATGATTATTTCAAGTTTACCAATTTTGGTGTTTTATCCTTTTGTTCAAAAGTATTTTGTAAAGGGTATTATG
- a CDS encoding LamG-like jellyroll fold domain-containing protein → MILSKRKFLVKVCAITVIFCIIFLFFIPALAYVDNESHWANLSAKKWVEREVLKGYPDGSLKLSKNITIGEFLALLCRIFNYEYIPPELNQAIKEENWQKEFILKAVGAGLIDQEIVDVYMLNGYITRQEVAYILAKAFDLPAGDKKVLEAFSDSQQIAEEYKDSIASLVQLGYMRGKPGRKIDPLGYLTRGEAVKLLDNLVFDLKNKPGIYSGQVKGNIVVNTSDVQLNNMRLEGDLYLTEGIGEGEVYLKNVDVKGRILIKGGGINSIKLENVNLEGQLIIDKKNGTVRVITIGETNIPNVIVKSGAILEEEKISSKGFLNIKIDNNLPNSIVILNGQFENVEINGDRQEVKLESNTKVVNLKATSNVRITGNGILENEPLIDKSKVVVNVKVVQKEKNEFKEEEGKKASEKQTDEKLSTNPIVTYIQTSSNQTSSTNQTQQGSNQQTSGSSGTSQQNNENQTTEESVYLPESPAFKNVSVHDPSVIKVNDTYYIFGSHLAAAKSKDLMQWELIDSGVRNDNKIIPNVFTELAETFEWAQTNTLWAPHVVQLKNGKFYMYYCACKGDSPLSALGIAVADNVEGPYRNLGIILKSGMKGTSEDGTPYDATKHPNVVDPHVFYDKEGKLWMVYGSYSGGIFILQLDPETGLPLPGQGYGKKLVGGNHSRIEGPFILYNPQTDYYYLFLSFGGLASDGGYNIRVARSKNPDGPYYDSEGHDMIECKGKEGSFFDDASIEPYGVKLIGNFLFDTNPQNVNGPGYGYVSPGHNSAYYDPQTGKYYLIFHTRFPGKGEQHEVRVHQLFFNEDGWPVVAPSPYVGEKAVKVKTQDIVGEYLYINHGKDISPKIKGASIINLNNDGTVSGDVYGTWNLKGDYYGEIVLESNENGVKTQEIYKGVFVKCWDPTTKSYVMTFSGLSQKGVSIWLKQINKSALADVVINSISIPTTVGNEGISLPTIGYLNVPIQWHSDNPDILSDSGIIISRPENSTKVVLTATVTYGGVTRTKQFEVLVTGSKFDPDNDLSLIAYYPFDGNLNEATGKVGPGIVTGNRINNEGGNITFSEGIKGNSAVFDGESGIRLPDDLIKDWTYTVSFWVYAEQLTQFTTTFFGAYNENSWISFTPRGWDGASSILWSGSDPWYDGICSNNVKIGEWTHVAITVDNGIVKVYMNGRLVFEGSNFPDRFSKKPGGIFALGVNWWDPPFKGKIDELRIYDRALLQDEIKVLAGDKVKEGGLIAWFKFEDNLQDSTGNFNEGVVIGNKIDVPGGQISYGEGVVGKAVYLDGNSGVRLPNGLISSYEYTVSLWVYAEKLTMFTPTFFGAMSQTKWISVVPYGHNGVDNSIMVWSGSERWIDGGTGVKINPNTWTHIAFTVKRGNLTVYVDGEKKFEGTGVPNIFNSYDGIFTLGVNWWDAPFKGMIDELKIYDISLSQDEIKKLFQTK, encoded by the coding sequence ATGATTTTATCAAAAAGAAAATTTTTAGTAAAGGTTTGTGCCATAACAGTAATATTCTGCATAATTTTTTTGTTTTTCATTCCTGCCTTAGCGTATGTAGATAATGAAAGTCATTGGGCAAATTTGAGTGCTAAAAAGTGGGTAGAAAGAGAAGTGTTAAAAGGATATCCCGACGGATCTTTAAAACTCAGCAAGAATATAACAATTGGAGAATTTTTAGCATTACTATGTAGAATTTTTAATTACGAGTATATTCCTCCAGAATTAAACCAAGCAATTAAAGAAGAAAATTGGCAAAAAGAATTTATTTTAAAGGCAGTTGGGGCAGGGTTAATTGATCAAGAGATAGTTGATGTTTATATGCTAAATGGATATATAACAAGACAAGAAGTAGCGTATATTTTAGCAAAGGCTTTTGATTTGCCTGCAGGGGACAAGAAAGTATTAGAGGCATTTAGTGATTCTCAACAGATAGCTGAGGAATACAAAGACAGTATTGCCTCACTAGTTCAGCTGGGATACATGAGAGGAAAACCAGGCAGGAAAATTGATCCTCTTGGATATTTAACGAGAGGAGAAGCAGTTAAATTGTTAGACAATTTAGTGTTTGATTTGAAGAACAAACCAGGAATATATTCAGGTCAAGTAAAAGGGAATATTGTAGTCAATACAAGTGATGTTCAACTCAATAATATGAGGCTGGAAGGTGATTTGTATTTAACAGAGGGTATTGGTGAGGGTGAAGTCTATCTTAAAAATGTTGACGTTAAAGGTAGAATACTTATAAAAGGTGGAGGAATTAACAGTATTAAACTTGAAAATGTTAACTTAGAAGGACAATTAATTATAGATAAGAAAAACGGGACAGTGAGAGTTATTACAATAGGAGAAACTAATATTCCCAACGTAATTGTTAAAAGTGGAGCTATCTTAGAGGAAGAAAAAATATCAAGTAAAGGATTTTTGAATATTAAGATAGACAATAATCTACCAAATTCGATAGTTATTTTAAATGGACAATTTGAGAATGTTGAAATTAATGGGGACCGACAAGAGGTAAAGCTTGAGTCAAATACAAAAGTTGTAAATTTAAAAGCTACATCTAATGTAAGAATTACGGGAAATGGCATTTTGGAAAATGAACCTTTAATAGACAAGAGTAAAGTTGTTGTAAATGTAAAGGTAGTTCAGAAAGAGAAAAATGAATTTAAAGAAGAAGAGGGTAAAAAAGCCTCTGAAAAGCAAACCGATGAAAAATTATCTACAAATCCAATAGTGACTTATATACAAACAAGTTCTAATCAAACCTCTTCTACTAATCAGACTCAGCAAGGTAGTAATCAACAGACAAGTGGTAGCTCAGGGACTTCTCAACAAAACAATGAGAACCAAACAACCGAGGAAAGTGTTTATTTGCCTGAAAGTCCTGCATTTAAAAATGTCTCAGTTCATGATCCTTCTGTAATTAAAGTAAATGATACCTACTATATTTTTGGTTCTCACTTAGCAGCAGCAAAAAGCAAAGATTTAATGCAATGGGAATTGATTGATTCTGGGGTTCGTAACGATAATAAAATAATACCCAATGTATTTACTGAGCTTGCAGAAACATTTGAATGGGCTCAAACAAACACATTATGGGCTCCTCATGTTGTTCAACTTAAAAATGGCAAATTCTATATGTACTATTGTGCATGCAAAGGAGATTCTCCACTTTCTGCATTGGGCATAGCAGTGGCAGATAATGTAGAAGGTCCATACAGGAATCTTGGAATTATTTTGAAATCAGGTATGAAAGGAACCAGTGAAGACGGAACTCCTTATGATGCGACAAAGCATCCAAATGTAGTTGATCCACATGTATTCTATGACAAAGAGGGTAAGTTGTGGATGGTATATGGATCGTATTCGGGTGGTATTTTCATTTTACAACTGGATCCAGAAACAGGGTTGCCGTTACCTGGTCAGGGTTACGGTAAGAAGTTAGTAGGGGGTAATCATAGCAGAATCGAAGGACCGTTTATACTTTACAATCCTCAAACAGATTATTACTACTTATTCTTGAGCTTTGGTGGTCTTGCTTCTGATGGGGGGTATAATATTAGAGTTGCACGTTCAAAAAATCCTGATGGGCCTTACTATGATTCAGAAGGACACGACATGATAGAATGTAAAGGAAAAGAAGGTTCATTTTTTGACGATGCTTCCATTGAGCCCTATGGAGTTAAACTTATTGGTAATTTCCTATTTGATACAAATCCACAAAATGTGAATGGACCAGGTTATGGATATGTTTCACCAGGACATAATTCAGCATATTATGATCCACAAACAGGCAAATATTATTTAATATTCCATACAAGATTTCCAGGAAAAGGAGAACAACATGAAGTAAGAGTTCATCAATTATTTTTCAATGAAGATGGGTGGCCAGTTGTTGCTCCTTCTCCTTATGTTGGAGAAAAAGCAGTAAAAGTAAAAACTCAAGATATTGTGGGAGAATACTTGTATATCAATCATGGGAAAGATATAAGTCCAAAAATCAAAGGAGCTTCTATTATCAATCTCAACAATGATGGAACAGTAAGTGGCGATGTTTATGGAACATGGAACTTGAAGGGGGATTATTATGGTGAAATTGTCCTCGAATCAAATGAAAATGGGGTAAAAACGCAAGAGATATATAAGGGTGTGTTTGTTAAATGTTGGGACCCAACAACCAAAAGTTATGTTATGACATTTAGCGGACTATCACAAAAAGGAGTTTCTATTTGGTTAAAACAAATCAACAAAAGCGCTCTTGCTGATGTTGTAATTAATAGCATTAGTATACCAACAACTGTTGGAAACGAAGGTATATCACTACCAACAATTGGTTACTTGAATGTTCCTATCCAATGGCATAGTGATAATCCAGATATTTTATCAGATTCCGGAATAATTATATCAAGGCCTGAAAATTCAACAAAAGTTGTTCTCACAGCTACTGTAACTTATGGTGGTGTGACAAGAACAAAACAATTTGAAGTACTTGTTACAGGCAGTAAATTTGACCCCGATAATGATTTAAGTCTTATTGCTTATTATCCATTTGACGGGAATCTAAATGAGGCAACCGGTAAGGTTGGTCCAGGTATTGTTACAGGAAATAGGATAAACAATGAAGGTGGGAATATTACCTTTAGTGAAGGAATAAAAGGTAATTCAGCAGTTTTTGATGGTGAATCAGGAATTAGATTACCAGATGATTTGATTAAAGATTGGACTTATACTGTTTCTTTCTGGGTTTATGCTGAACAATTAACCCAGTTTACAACTACCTTTTTTGGAGCATATAATGAGAACTCATGGATTAGTTTTACACCACGTGGTTGGGATGGCGCTAGCAGTATCCTCTGGTCAGGTTCTGACCCATGGTATGATGGGATATGCAGTAATAACGTAAAGATTGGCGAGTGGACTCATGTAGCAATTACAGTAGATAATGGTATAGTGAAAGTTTACATGAATGGAAGACTTGTTTTTGAAGGTAGTAATTTCCCTGATAGATTTAGCAAAAAACCTGGCGGTATCTTTGCGTTAGGTGTAAACTGGTGGGATCCGCCATTTAAAGGGAAAATCGATGAATTAAGAATATATGATAGAGCACTCTTGCAAGATGAAATTAAAGTTTTGGCAGGAGATAAAGTAAAGGAAGGCGGTTTAATTGCATGGTTTAAATTTGAAGATAATCTTCAGGATTCTACGGGTAATTTCAATGAAGGAGTTGTAATAGGCAATAAAATTGATGTACCGGGTGGTCAGATTTCTTATGGTGAAGGAGTTGTGGGTAAAGCTGTATATTTGGATGGAAATTCAGGTGTTCGATTGCCGAATGGGCTTATTTCAAGTTATGAGTATACAGTATCTCTATGGGTATACGCTGAAAAACTCACAATGTTTACACCAACATTTTTTGGGGCAATGAGCCAAACGAAATGGATTAGTGTTGTCCCTTATGGTCACAACGGTGTAGATAACAGTATAATGGTATGGTCTGGAAGTGAAAGATGGATAGATGGTGGGACTGGTGTAAAAATAAATCCTAATACATGGACCCATATAGCTTTTACAGTAAAGAGAGGAAATTTGACAGTTTATGTTGATGGAGAAAAGAAATTTGAAGGAACTGGCGTACCTAACATATTTAATTCTTATGATGGAATCTTCACCTTAGGGGTAAATTGGTGGGATGCTCCATTTAAAGGTATGATAGATGAATTAAAAATTTATGATATTTCCTTGTCACAAGATGAAATTAAAAAATTGTTTCAAACAAAATGA
- a CDS encoding ISNCY-like element ISCahy1 family transposase, giving the protein MFNTKPKQLSFIDLFSHLKALALYKPESLLGLFNKFIDLSHYIPSSFYNAYYKYFGKHRYFSLESMLCCFLVQKLLKLNTLTQLRAVLLNSFELRSFCNLHGNVPSISTLSRFRKIFASEIHKLFQNISIHAHNISIQQCPQDSSILIFDTTGIVPKVRENNPKFIHLLLKNTSKANPELPSEKVYSLVYSSLPKTANANSNIRLMFVNGHFCWALKFAVITNALGIPLALVPLFNYDSPSSDPQEAKAISDSKGLIPSLETLFSYIPKNFSTFIADSALDSHNIYSTLKNTFNFSKIVIPLNTRASKNTTPTSDPNIVISEDGIPICKKFNKPFKPEGKCQGKNRSLRLKWTCPMSQYKDGKRICSCPQPCTTSKSGRMFYTYPDNFRSFPGINRNSQEFFDLYKKRVAVEQTIYHLKSYMGSDTISTYDHISIFSDFLLSAITFSLLFILAHNIKLYCSKLTIKKLNKLKKLIA; this is encoded by the coding sequence ATGTTCAACACCAAACCTAAACAACTTTCTTTCATAGACCTATTCTCCCACCTAAAGGCTTTGGCTCTCTACAAGCCTGAAAGCCTCTTGGGCTTGTTCAATAAATTCATTGACTTGTCACATTATATACCTTCTTCTTTCTACAATGCCTACTACAAATATTTCGGTAAGCATAGATACTTCTCTTTAGAATCTATGCTTTGTTGCTTCCTCGTCCAAAAATTGCTCAAACTCAATACTTTAACTCAGCTTCGTGCTGTCTTACTCAACTCATTCGAACTTCGCTCATTTTGTAATCTTCATGGCAATGTCCCTTCTATCTCTACTCTCTCTCGCTTTAGAAAAATATTTGCAAGTGAAATCCATAAACTTTTTCAAAATATCTCTATCCATGCACATAATATTTCCATCCAACAATGCCCTCAAGATTCTTCAATCTTAATCTTCGACACAACAGGTATTGTCCCAAAGGTTCGTGAAAACAATCCTAAATTCATTCATCTACTGCTGAAAAATACCTCAAAAGCTAACCCTGAACTTCCCTCTGAAAAAGTCTACTCTCTCGTTTATTCTTCTTTGCCTAAAACTGCTAACGCTAATTCTAACATCCGTCTTATGTTTGTAAATGGCCATTTCTGCTGGGCTTTAAAATTTGCAGTCATTACCAACGCTCTCGGTATCCCTTTAGCTTTAGTACCTCTGTTTAACTATGATTCCCCTTCCTCTGACCCACAAGAAGCAAAAGCTATCTCCGACTCTAAAGGTTTAATTCCTTCGCTCGAAACTTTATTCTCTTATATCCCCAAAAATTTCTCCACTTTCATCGCCGACAGTGCTTTGGATTCCCACAACATATACTCCACTTTAAAAAATACCTTTAACTTCTCCAAAATCGTTATTCCACTAAATACAAGAGCTTCTAAAAATACTACACCTACATCAGACCCCAATATCGTTATTTCTGAAGATGGTATCCCTATCTGCAAAAAGTTCAACAAACCTTTTAAACCCGAAGGCAAATGTCAGGGTAAAAATCGCTCTTTGCGCCTTAAATGGACTTGCCCTATGTCACAATACAAAGATGGCAAACGCATCTGCTCTTGCCCTCAGCCTTGTACTACCTCTAAATCGGGTAGAATGTTCTATACATACCCAGATAACTTTCGCTCTTTCCCAGGTATCAACAGAAATTCACAAGAGTTTTTTGACCTCTACAAAAAACGTGTCGCTGTAGAGCAGACTATTTACCACCTGAAATCCTACATGGGCTCTGATACTATCTCTACTTATGACCATATTTCTATTTTCTCTGATTTCTTGCTATCTGCCATTACTTTCTCGCTCTTGTTTATTCTCGCTCACAATATCAAACTCTATTGCTCTAAATTGACTATCAAAAAACTTAACAAGCTCAAAAAACTTATCGCTTAA
- a CDS encoding carbohydrate ABC transporter permease: protein MNVGLTKKNVRVITALLTYLILTAGAIIMILPLLWMLSTALKEKEAAFLLPPRWIPNPIKWNNFINVFKKGPILSGFKNSLIVATTVISVGTFTSSLAAFSFAKLKFPGKDKIFLMLLGTIMIPYPVVMIPQFVMFSKIHWTDTLLPLIVPGMFGNVMMIFFLKQNITSISDSLIDAAKIDGCGYFKMYYKIILPLVKHAVATQIILWFVGIWNDYLAPLIYLNSPEKMTIQVVIASFNSFYAIQNDYPLIMAASLISMLPIIVVFMIFQKQIIESIMISGIKE from the coding sequence ATGAATGTTGGTTTAACAAAAAAGAATGTGAGAGTGATAACGGCTTTATTAACTTACTTAATACTTACTGCTGGTGCGATAATAATGATCTTACCATTATTATGGATGTTATCTACTGCTTTAAAAGAGAAGGAGGCCGCTTTTTTACTTCCTCCTCGTTGGATTCCAAATCCTATAAAATGGAATAATTTTATTAATGTATTTAAAAAAGGGCCAATTTTATCAGGATTTAAAAATAGTTTAATTGTTGCTACAACAGTAATAAGTGTAGGAACATTTACTTCTTCTCTTGCAGCCTTTTCGTTTGCAAAATTAAAATTTCCGGGCAAAGATAAAATATTTTTGATGTTATTAGGAACAATAATGATTCCGTACCCTGTAGTAATGATACCACAATTTGTTATGTTTTCAAAAATTCATTGGACAGATACTTTGTTGCCTTTAATTGTTCCTGGTATGTTCGGTAATGTTATGATGATATTTTTCTTAAAACAAAATATAACTTCTATTTCTGACTCACTGATTGATGCAGCTAAAATTGATGGATGTGGATATTTTAAGATGTATTACAAGATTATCTTACCATTAGTTAAACATGCTGTAGCTACTCAAATAATTTTATGGTTTGTGGGTATTTGGAACGATTATTTAGCTCCTTTGATATATTTAAATTCCCCTGAAAAAATGACAATACAGGTTGTTATTGCTTCATTTAATTCCTTTTATGCTATTCAAAATGATTATCCGTTAATTATGGCAGCTTCATTAATTTCGATGTTGCCAATAATTGTGGTATTTATGATTTTCCAAAAACAAATAATTGAATCAATAATGATTAGTGGAATTAAAGAATAG
- a CDS encoding carbohydrate ABC transporter permease: MKFSIYNKEKVVGYLFILAPILQFFIFALGPLIYSFYASFTDWDGLTQPSFIGLENYKEIVLDDRFWKALYNTIFYMIGIPIGMFLSIILAILMNQKLRGISIYRVIYYIPNISSLVAIAILWQWIYNPDYGILNNMLYKLFHIQGPNWLYNTTWVKPAIIIVTVWRGLGYSTLLYLAGLQNIPHVYYEAAEIDGASSLKKFIYITLPLLTPTSFYIVVTTCIGGLQMFVEPQILANNGGPEYSAATVVFYLWQKAFINYDMGYACAVAWILGAIIFVVTLIQFKYANKWVYGMD, encoded by the coding sequence ATGAAATTTTCAATTTATAACAAAGAGAAAGTGGTAGGATATTTATTTATTTTAGCGCCAATTCTCCAATTCTTTATCTTTGCGTTGGGACCATTAATTTACTCCTTTTATGCCAGCTTTACCGATTGGGATGGTCTTACCCAGCCAAGTTTTATAGGATTAGAGAACTATAAAGAAATTGTACTTGATGATCGATTTTGGAAAGCTCTTTATAATACAATCTTCTACATGATAGGTATACCTATAGGAATGTTTTTGTCAATTATATTAGCAATACTTATGAATCAGAAATTAAGAGGTATAAGCATCTATAGAGTAATTTATTACATTCCCAATATTTCCTCATTAGTAGCAATAGCAATCTTGTGGCAATGGATATATAATCCGGATTATGGTATTTTAAATAACATGCTATATAAGTTGTTTCATATACAAGGGCCCAATTGGTTATATAATACAACATGGGTAAAACCAGCAATTATTATTGTAACTGTTTGGCGAGGCTTAGGATATTCAACTCTTCTCTATTTAGCTGGACTTCAGAATATACCACATGTTTATTATGAGGCAGCAGAAATTGATGGTGCCAGCTCGTTAAAGAAGTTCATTTATATAACATTGCCTTTATTAACGCCAACAAGTTTTTACATAGTTGTAACAACATGCATAGGTGGATTGCAAATGTTTGTTGAACCTCAGATTTTAGCTAACAATGGGGGACCGGAATATAGTGCGGCAACAGTGGTATTTTATTTATGGCAGAAAGCTTTTATTAACTATGATATGGGGTATGCTTGTGCAGTTGCTTGGATTCTGGGGGCGATAATATTTGTTGTAACACTTATCCAATTTAAATATGCTAATAAATGGGTGTATGGTATGGATTAA
- a CDS encoding ABC transporter substrate-binding protein, whose product MLKKFKKALSLVVCLIIFLSLFTVININNSSVEASSKIKITWMGFGQPHEKELYTKLVKKFMERYKNITVDYICTAPGQEYGMKIQAAMASGKLPDVFYVPPENLRAWVDAGKLLKITKYVKASKEINLNNIWPQAISRYMYDGKTIGKGDIYALPKDVGPFAFGYNKTMFKREGIPLPDPKKPYTWEEFVKICKKVTKDTNGDGKLDQWGTDLDVNWTLHMFVWSNGSDWLDNTKTKVTIDDPKFIEALQFFADLRNKYKVTPTAVQGQSISGYQRWLNGQLAFFPVGPWDVPVYNKLKFEYDLIPPPVSPRTKKPATWLGSLGFGVASTTKYPQQAVDLAAFLSTDREGQRMAYQMGLQIPNLIDMAKNEYAKWKEKPNNKMEFIRVVEDYGRRFPFEYTYDREWYDTFYSGLQPVLDGKMTAEQYCKQVKSKIQKLLDKANQKAKK is encoded by the coding sequence ATGTTAAAAAAATTTAAAAAAGCGTTAAGTTTAGTTGTGTGTCTTATCATTTTTCTTTCATTATTCACTGTCATCAACATTAACAACTCGTCAGTAGAGGCATCCTCAAAAATAAAAATAACATGGATGGGATTTGGGCAACCTCATGAAAAAGAATTGTACACTAAATTGGTAAAAAAATTTATGGAAAGGTACAAAAATATCACCGTTGATTATATCTGTACTGCCCCCGGACAAGAGTATGGGATGAAAATTCAGGCTGCAATGGCTTCTGGAAAATTACCGGATGTATTTTATGTTCCACCCGAAAATTTAAGAGCATGGGTTGATGCGGGAAAACTCTTAAAAATAACTAAATACGTTAAGGCATCAAAAGAAATTAACCTAAATAATATATGGCCGCAAGCTATTTCACGCTATATGTATGATGGTAAAACTATAGGTAAAGGTGATATTTACGCTTTACCAAAGGATGTAGGTCCGTTTGCATTTGGTTACAACAAAACTATGTTTAAAAGGGAAGGTATTCCACTTCCAGATCCCAAGAAACCATATACGTGGGAAGAATTTGTCAAGATATGTAAGAAAGTTACAAAAGATACAAATGGTGATGGTAAATTAGATCAATGGGGAACAGATTTGGATGTTAACTGGACACTTCATATGTTTGTATGGTCCAATGGATCAGATTGGTTAGATAACACAAAAACTAAGGTTACAATTGACGATCCAAAATTCATTGAAGCATTACAGTTTTTTGCAGATCTACGTAACAAATATAAAGTAACTCCAACTGCAGTGCAAGGACAATCTATAAGCGGATACCAAAGATGGTTAAATGGACAATTAGCATTCTTCCCTGTTGGACCATGGGATGTACCAGTTTATAATAAGCTTAAATTTGAGTATGATTTGATACCACCTCCAGTTAGTCCAAGAACTAAAAAGCCTGCAACATGGTTAGGTTCGCTTGGTTTTGGAGTAGCATCAACAACTAAATATCCACAACAAGCTGTGGATTTGGCTGCTTTTCTTTCAACAGATAGAGAAGGACAAAGAATGGCTTACCAGATGGGATTACAAATACCAAACTTAATTGATATGGCAAAAAATGAATATGCAAAATGGAAGGAAAAACCAAATAATAAAATGGAATTTATACGTGTAGTTGAAGATTATGGAAGAAGGTTCCCGTTTGAATACACTTATGATAGAGAGTGGTATGATACCTTCTATAGTGGATTACAACCAGTCCTGGACGGAAAAATGACAGCAGAACAATATTGCAAACAAGTAAAATCTAAGATTCAGAAATTGCTTGATAAAGCAAATCAGAAAGCAAAGAAGTAA
- a CDS encoding ArsR/SmtB family transcription factor: MKQIDNLKEAKILFEALASDARLEIINLLSKHREMNMNEIAQKLGLTNGAVTQHMKKLIAAGIVTISAAAGKHGNQKICRLVEDKIIINIVTKHPQKLYECEIKVGNYSIFEVYPTCGLATKDKLIGEVDDPKYFAHPEHVNCDIIWFTKGYVEYIIPNFLRQNQKAVEIQISFEISSEAPGVSENWPSDIYFYLNGVELGYWTSPGDFGGETKGIFTPDWWFPNWNQYGLLKLLSVSEDGTYIDGFKISNVTIKDIDIESKNEIRFRVAVPDHAKNIGGVTLFGRNFGNYDQDIKFRIFYEEV; this comes from the coding sequence ATGAAACAAATAGACAATCTCAAAGAAGCAAAAATACTTTTTGAAGCCTTAGCGTCTGATGCAAGATTAGAGATTATAAACCTTCTGAGTAAGCATCGCGAAATGAATATGAATGAAATTGCGCAAAAACTTGGACTTACAAATGGCGCAGTTACTCAGCACATGAAAAAGCTAATTGCTGCTGGGATTGTTACAATCAGTGCGGCTGCAGGAAAACATGGCAATCAAAAGATTTGCCGACTTGTTGAAGACAAGATAATTATTAACATTGTCACAAAGCATCCTCAAAAATTATATGAGTGCGAAATCAAAGTGGGGAATTATTCTATCTTTGAGGTTTATCCAACCTGCGGACTTGCTACAAAAGACAAGTTAATTGGAGAGGTGGATGACCCCAAATACTTTGCTCATCCTGAACATGTTAACTGTGATATTATCTGGTTTACAAAGGGTTATGTAGAATATATAATCCCCAATTTTCTGCGCCAAAATCAAAAAGCTGTTGAAATTCAGATTTCATTTGAAATTTCCTCAGAAGCCCCAGGTGTTAGTGAAAACTGGCCTTCAGACATATACTTTTACTTAAATGGAGTTGAACTTGGTTACTGGACAAGCCCAGGGGATTTTGGAGGAGAGACCAAAGGAATCTTTACACCTGACTGGTGGTTTCCAAATTGGAATCAGTATGGACTTTTAAAACTTCTTTCAGTTTCAGAAGATGGGACATATATAGACGGATTTAAAATTTCTAATGTCACTATAAAAGATATCGACATAGAGTCCAAAAATGAAATAAGGTTCAGAGTTGCTGTGCCTGATCACGCAAAGAACATTGGAGGAGTTACTCTTTTTGGAAGAAATTTTGGAAACTATGACCAGGATATAAAGTTTCGAATATTTTATGAGGAAGTATAA